One Aphidius gifuensis isolate YNYX2018 linkage group LG5, ASM1490517v1, whole genome shotgun sequence genomic region harbors:
- the LOC122856351 gene encoding uncharacterized protein LOC122856351: MKEIYYIMKYITSIDNLAESVEDFEGDLKIFKDDLDEDRINEILSKDNAVKKILYGFLKRCTNAINNRSFIKKMLRERQLRIQQKKAKIIRRKMIRRMVVQERWRIQRLKNLEELKKEKERERSDSTSSSDNWIFIILKRIVGGCGMPKSERSRRGTLIINNKDNLCLPRSIVVKLSELETNKLDVARLKAVRDARYELQKTLTL, translated from the exons atgaaggaaatatattatatcatgaaatatataacttCGATTGATAATTTAGCAGAATCAGTTGAAGATTTTGAgggtgatttaaaaatattcaaagacgATCTCGATGAAGATCGCATAAATGAAATACTTTCAAAAGATaatgcagtaaaaaaaattttatatggttttttaaaaagatgtaCCAATGCTATCAATAATCGGagctttattaaaaaaatgttac gtGAGCGACAATTACGtattcagcaaaaaaaagcAAAGATCATAAGAAGAAAAATGATTAGAAGGATGGTTGTTCAGGAGCGTTGGCGTATCCAACGTCTCAAAAACCTTGAggaattgaaaaaagaaaaagaacgtGAACGATCAGATTCTACGTCATCGAGTGATAATTGGATAT ttataattttaaaacgaaTTGTTGGTGGATGTGGAATGCCTAAAAGTGAAAGATCGAGACGTGGTacactaataattaataataaagataatttatgtttaccaAGATCAATCGTAGTAAAATTATCTGAATTAGAGACAAATAAACTTGACGTGGCTAGATTAAAAGCAGTTCGTGACGCTCGATatgaattacaaaaaacattgactctttag